The window ACAAGTCTCAGTTTATCGTTCACAGCCAGTGAGCCAATAGCACGAGTTGCTTTTGACATATCTCATAGTGCATGGGACATAGACACGTATTATGGCCAGTTCAGAGAATTGTATGAGTATCTCACCGCCAACGGCTATTCTGTTCAGGAAATCAGAGACCGCTCCAAAATCACCGAGGGTTATCTGGCGCTGTTCGATGGAATACTCGTTCTGGACCCCTGTGTATGGGATATAAACCAGACAATTCCCTCAACTCCTGAGCCGTTCTCGCTTCCATTCACCAGCAGTGAAATTCAGGCGTATGAGGGCTATGTTGATTCAGGTGGAGGAATATTTGTCGCTACCCTCTCCAATTCAAGTACAGATGTTGAGTCAGTGAATGAATTTCTGAATTGGACTGGTTTCAGCCTCAGCTTTTCAGCCATAGATCATTCGGGTGAAACTGCGCTCATAACTAGTATTCAGAGCCATCCGATCACTGATGGGGTAATGAGTTTTGATTATGAAGGAGCTAGGGTAAATGCTCCAGCTGAAGCTACCATATTGGCGGATTACTTCGGAAGTCCCGTTCTTGGAATCCGAGAGATGGGGGCAAATGGAAGAGTTGTAGTTACAGGCACCAACTTCTTCATAGACAACTGGGCTCTTGCTGGTGAATATCAATCATCCAGCAATGGTGTGCTCGCACTTGGCATTGTATCGTGGATCACCAACCAAATATGAAAGAAGAAACGCAAGGTGTTTGATAACACACCTTGATTGCTTTGTCTTTCAGACTTAAAAGGGCGCGTGCGTAATTTTAGGTACCAAAAAAATACCGAGTCGAAACGGATGTGCTGGTGGCTTGAGGTTTTCTTGGGCCGCCAGCTGAAAATCCAATTCCTGCTTTTTCTTTAGGTATATCCGGATGGGATTTACATCATTTGTAGAATCCTACATAGGAGAAAAACAAAACATAGACATATGCTATCACCAGATTTAACTCTTGGATGCAATCCAAGCCTAGTAGGAGACTATGACGTTGAAACGGGTTACGAAGGGATCCTACGCCGTTCTATTTGCCTGTGTTCTGGCCCATTTTTTCAACCATCTTTATACTGGTGTTCTCTCCCCGTTTCTACCCGTTATTCGAGATGAGCTTTCACTTAATCTGACGGAGGTGGGCATTGTAACAAGCGCGTCAGTCGTAACAATGACAACAGCACATCTTGGAGTGGGATACTTGGGCGACAGAGGTTGGCGAGACATTTTTATCCCTGCCAGCGTGTTGTTGACAGCATTCACGATTCTACTGACAAGCATCTCTGTTGGTTTCCTCATGCTGGCTCTTACCCAAGTACTGTTGGGACTTGCAGCATCGGGGTATCACCCAAGTGCCTTTCCAGCTCTTACAGAGAATTTCCCGGATGACACGCGCGCTCAAGCAACAGGTATTCAAGCAATAGGTGGCTTGATTGGAATGGCACTCATACCTTTGTTGGGAGTAACACTGCTTGTTTATCTAGGGGGCTGGAGAGAATCGCTGGGCCTTTTGGGAAGTATTGGCATCATAACAGGAATCCCCGTCATTTTCCTGATGCGGTATTCGAGAAGAAACACAGTAGAAGAGTTCACTAAAGAAAACAAGAAGACAGGTACAAAGGGGTGGACTAAGGGATTCGTTCTGGGTATCTTCTATATGGCCCTTCGGGGCATGGCCTTCAGATGTACAACTCTTCTGATGCCTTTGTATCTAGTAGAGACCTACGGTTACGAGCCACTATGGGCGGGTTCACTGACTACAGTCATGTTGACTTCTGGCATTTTTGCTGAGCTGATTGCGGGGCCACTATCCGACAGAACAGGAAAGAGAGCTATTTTCATGATGTTTTCTACGGGAGTTTCAGCAGTGGCTATTTTCAGCTTGAATCTGACGCTCAGCCCAATCATGCTGATAGTGGTGTTGATTGTGCTTGGCTTTGCGTATTACTTCGGTGTTCCTCCTAATACCGCATTCCTAACAGAGGTCAGTCCGGAAGATACACAAGGTTTGGCATTCGGACTCCTTTTCTCATTGGGCGCGATCCCGGGTGCGATATCACCCATCATATTTGGCATCATTGGGGATCTCTACGGTCTACCCGCATCAATCACATACCTAGTCATAGCGACAACCTTGGCTACAATTGTTGCGCTGTTTCTCCGCGATCTCAAGAAACCATCTGTAAAGGCAACAGGAGCCTTGGAATCAAGAGCTGAGACTGCATAATGATTAAGGAATTTCAGCAAATGTTAGATTATCACATCCATCCTAATTTCTCAATTGATGCGCAAGGTACCGTTGAGAGTTTCTGTGAAGCAGCTATTGAGAAAGGGCTCCGACACATCTGTTTTACAACTCATGTAGACACAGATCCCTACAGAAAGGATGGAATGGTCAAAGTTGGGAAGGAGAAGATACCGACAACTGAAGATGCATGGCTTCAGCCATACGTGGCCGCAATTAGAGATGCAGCGCGATCCTATGAGCATAGAGACTTAGAGGTTTGTTTAGGTGTCGAAGTGGATTATTATCCTGGCTTTCATGGGCATCTTCCCAAAAGCTTCTTCCGAGTCGACTGGGACTACGTTCTAGGCGCAGTACATCTCTTGGAGCACAAGGCACTTTCCTTGGAAGATGAAGCAATGGACTTGTTTCAGAACCATTCAATCAATGAGCTTGCTAATGTATACTATCGGACACTTGTGGAATGTATTGAATCAGGTTACTTCGACATCGTTGCACACATCGATATCTATCGGCGGTACGGGGGGAATTTCTACAATGAAGATATTCGGAGCATTTGGAAGAATCATGTTTCTGAACTCGCAAATGCTATGCGTAATGGAGGAGTAGGTTTTGAAATCAATACTTCATCATTAAGAACTGGTCTTTCTGAAACTATGCCTGTCAGAGATATGGTTGCGCATCTACACGAAGAGGGTATTGATATCGTAACAGTAGGATCAGATGCACATACTCCCCAGCATGTGGGATATGAGATTTCCACTGCGCTTGAAATGCTCAAAGAAATAGGATATGAAGAAGTCACGTTGTTTAGAAAGCGAAAACCTGTCGGTATTCAGATTAAATAGACACATGTACTTGATTCACAGACAAATTTCCCTCGTGAATCACAGTAAATAGCTGTAAATGACCAATCAACATAACTCCATCAATCGAAGGACAAAGCCAAAAAGGACGCCGTAACTGTTTAACAGTGAGGTTATCCTATGGAAAACAAGAAATCTTTTCTTCTATGTCTCCTTGGTGGGTTACTTCTCATCATTACAAGTGCAACAGGTAGCATAGGCTATTTCGCCATGCTTGAACAACTGCACGCAGTACCAGAGCTACAGGAGATTATGTGGCTGGTTGACATCCTTCTGAATGTATTGACATACATAGCAGGTCTCGGTGGGATTGGTGTGATTATCGGAGGGTATCTGCTAACTACCGAGAGAGTCGGAACAGGCAAATTCATTGTGGGAATCGCCGCCGGGACGTCATTAATTGGAGTGCTCATTGACCTAGGCAAGATGCTCTACTTCGCTGGGCTTAATGTTGTGATAGACTTCCTGTTAATCGTTGCGCAGTCCATTGGCTGGATTGGTATCATACTCACTATTGCTGGACGTCAGTCTGCTAGCACTCCGGAGTAAAGCAGAATTATTCAGCAGAAATCGGCGATTAGCAAAGAGATGATTCGCGATTGAATGAAGAGATAGAGGATCAACTCGCAGAAGCTGTCAGCCTTATCAACTCAGAACTATATGAGAAGGCAATCAACCTCCTGCGAGATTTGGTTGAAGAGCATCCAGATTCGTTAGAAGGATGGTATAATCTTGGCATTGCACTGGCCAGGGACGGCAAGCTTGATGAAGCAGAAGAAGCGTACGATGAAGCTCTTGCTATTGACAATCAGATATTTGAAATCTGGTTCAACAAGGGTAATGTGCTATATGAACTGGGGGACTTCGAAAAAGCCAAGGAATGCTACGAAAAGGCCCTGGAACTCGATCCAGATGACGCAGAAGCATGGAACAATCTGGGGAATACATATTCAAGATTGACAGAGGGGCAGAAAGCAATTGAAGCATACACCAAAGCTGTAGCCCTACGTCCTAATTATGCTGAAGCTCTCTACAACAAGGCCAATGCTCATTTCATTGAACATGAAGATGAACATGCAATTGCATATGCAGAAACAGCAATGCAGCTTGACCCTTCACTCGCATCACATGTGAATCAATGGTTACCAGTTGCAAGAGACAGACTTGAAGCTGAAGAGCATCACGAGAAATACAAGAAAGAAAAGAAGGATTCTGAGCTGTTAG is drawn from Candidatus Lokiarchaeota archaeon and contains these coding sequences:
- a CDS encoding MFS transporter, translated to MTLKRVTKGSYAVLFACVLAHFFNHLYTGVLSPFLPVIRDELSLNLTEVGIVTSASVVTMTTAHLGVGYLGDRGWRDIFIPASVLLTAFTILLTSISVGFLMLALTQVLLGLAASGYHPSAFPALTENFPDDTRAQATGIQAIGGLIGMALIPLLGVTLLVYLGGWRESLGLLGSIGIITGIPVIFLMRYSRRNTVEEFTKENKKTGTKGWTKGFVLGIFYMALRGMAFRCTTLLMPLYLVETYGYEPLWAGSLTTVMLTSGIFAELIAGPLSDRTGKRAIFMMFSTGVSAVAIFSLNLTLSPIMLIVVLIVLGFAYYFGVPPNTAFLTEVSPEDTQGLAFGLLFSLGAIPGAISPIIFGIIGDLYGLPASITYLVIATTLATIVALFLRDLKKPSVKATGALESRAETA
- a CDS encoding histidinol-phosphatase HisJ family protein; amino-acid sequence: MIKEFQQMLDYHIHPNFSIDAQGTVESFCEAAIEKGLRHICFTTHVDTDPYRKDGMVKVGKEKIPTTEDAWLQPYVAAIRDAARSYEHRDLEVCLGVEVDYYPGFHGHLPKSFFRVDWDYVLGAVHLLEHKALSLEDEAMDLFQNHSINELANVYYRTLVECIESGYFDIVAHIDIYRRYGGNFYNEDIRSIWKNHVSELANAMRNGGVGFEINTSSLRTGLSETMPVRDMVAHLHEEGIDIVTVGSDAHTPQHVGYEISTALEMLKEIGYEEVTLFRKRKPVGIQIK
- a CDS encoding tetratricopeptide repeat protein; its protein translation is MNEEIEDQLAEAVSLINSELYEKAINLLRDLVEEHPDSLEGWYNLGIALARDGKLDEAEEAYDEALAIDNQIFEIWFNKGNVLYELGDFEKAKECYEKALELDPDDAEAWNNLGNTYSRLTEGQKAIEAYTKAVALRPNYAEALYNKANAHFIEHEDEHAIAYAETAMQLDPSLASHVNQWLPVARDRLEAEEHHEKYKKEKKDSELLDATNGGSEDD